The following are from one region of the Littorina saxatilis isolate snail1 linkage group LG2, US_GU_Lsax_2.0, whole genome shotgun sequence genome:
- the LOC138959847 gene encoding uncharacterized protein produces MSDMAVVEKVKRRIEDLEQAIQRLDYVKRHLNQNSSQIKSQIHTSISRQLETLRQREVWLLEQVDTVVGGKEEVLHGQQARLNKALGILHSSLTHAAHSDDEAATRHLVLALEQLSNTELKAEETPYIAFRAEQAALRESILSYGRVDSNGLPFLSAFNEEDEPSASLPRHLEEYEDSEHHVFYKTLQDGMPGGSSIRVTMPKLSTRVEDWLLRPVLQLSTSNPEVQSPTSERAGTPASQTSCSIQHWLSQIKHNPDGEEDEDFEIVDHSGSSHRASPVEEEYKPLAPVCQEEYVDVFRHIPRDMRLWLLQGGNSGPVEEDLHTFFRHIPTDTSVWLATARRQLETLDELKRGGWFRHIPTEMSTWLRRAHDKRASGAQSAMPDMFAHITRDRNTWLSRPANEEVEMQAQEARSVLKTGAEGKSSYLATPSLFPTPLCSIPDVMKDYLTSAPPAMECWLLQQEAGGAIVSPSDVTLSELPGIQSYLNSNINNNTWLARPQQEEKEEEVQLSTDTGSFFSHISRNKSDWLRNTQGKGSYSSPSRAIDLRNAAKADSNMWLRSGSSRLTEKSTTLPSSPLDSLRQSHSHMTTADWLLGGERRDDDASKSDKSWTVCSSESSLSSVSSLQSVSSGCQAPPPDLAAWIYQKCL; encoded by the exons ATGAGCGACATGGCAGTGGTGGAGAAGGTCAAGCGGCGTATCGAGGACCTTGAGCAAGCCATTCAGCGTCTGGACTACGTCAAGCGACACCTCAACCAGAACTCATCACAG ATCAAGTCCCAGATCCACACGTCCATCAGCCGTCAGCTGGAGACGCTGCGTCAGCGCGAGGTGTGGCTGTTGGAGCAGGTGGACACGGTGGTGGGGGGCAAGGAGGAGGTTCTGCACGGACAGCAGGCGCGACTCAACAAGGCGCTCGGCATCCTCCACTCCTCCCTCACCCACGCTGCCCATAGCGACGATGAGGCCGCCACCAGACACCTTGTGCTGGCCTTGGAACA GTTGAGCAACACAGAACTGAAGGCAGAGGAGACGCCCTACATTGCTTTCCGCGCGGAACAGGCTGCTCTGCGAGAGTCCATCCTGAGCTACGGCCGCGTGGACTCGAACGGCCTGCCCTTCCTGTCGGCGTTCAACGAGGAAGACGAGCCATCGGCATCCCTGCCGCGCCACCTGGAGGAGTACGAGGACTCGGAGCACCACGTCTTCTACAAGACCCTGCAGGACGGCATGCCCGGTGGCTCCAGT ATCCGTGTGACGATGCCCAAGCTGTCTACGCGAGTGGAGGACTGGCTGCTGAGACCGGTACTCCAGCTGTCCACGTCGAACCCTGAGGTCCAATCGCCCACCTCGGAGAGAGCCGGTACGCCCGCGTCCCAGACGTCGTGCTCCATCCAGCACTGGCTGTCGCAGATCAAACACAACCCTGATGGGGAGGAGGATGAGGACTTTGAGATTGTCGATCACTCCGGCTCCAGTCACAGAG CGAGCCCGGTGGAGGAAGAGTACAAGCCGCTGGCCCCCGTGTGTCAGGAGGAGTACGTTGACGTCTTCCGTCACATCCCTCGCGACATGCGTCTGTGGCTGCTGCAGGGAGGTAACTCTGGCCCCGTGGAGGAGGACCTGCACACCTTCTTCAGGCACATCCCCACCGACACCAGC GTGTGGCTTGCAACGGCCCGACGTCAGCTGGAGACTCTGGATGAGCTGAAGCGTGGCGGGTGGTTCCGTCACATCCCCACCGAGATGTCAACCTGGCTGCGTCGTGCCCATGACAAGCGTGCATCCGGCGCCCAGTCAGCCATGCCCGACATGTTCGCTCACATCACGCGTGACAGGAACACATGGCTCAGCCGACCGGCTAACGAGGAGGTGGAG ATGCAAGCCCAGGAAGCCAGAAGCGTGCTGAAGACAGGTGCTGAGGGCAAGAGCAGTTACCTGGCCACCCCCTCCCTGTTCCCCACCCCCTTGTGCTCCATCCCCGACGTGATGAAAGACTACCTGACGTCTGCTCCCCCGGCCATGGAGTGCTGGTTGCTACAACAGGAAGCTGGTGGCGCCATTGTGTCTCCCAGTGACGTCACTTTGTCTGAGCTGCCTG GCATCCAGAGTTACCTGAACAgcaatatcaacaacaacacctggCTGGCTCGCCCCCAGCAagaagagaaggaggaagaaGTCCAGCTCTCCACCGATACGGGTAGCTTCTTCTCCCACATATCACGCAACAAGTCTGATTGGCTGAGAAACACCCAgggcaagggaagctactccaGCCCCTCACGCGCCATCGACCTGCGAAACGCAGCCAAGGCGGATAGCAACATGTGGCTGAGGTCAGGGTCGTCCCGTCTGACGGAAAAGTCCAccaccctcccctcctccccgcTCGACAGTCTGCGCCAGTCCCACAGTCACATGACCACGGCTGATTGGTTGCTGGGTGGCGAGAGGAGGGACGACGACGCGTCCAAGTCAGACAAGTCATGGACGGTCTGCTCGTCGGAATCGTCGCTGTCGTCGGTATCTTCCCTGCAGTCGGTTTCGTCCGGTTGCCAGGCTCCCCCACCGGATCTGGCCGCCTGGATCTACCAGAAGTGTCTGTGA